The DNA sequence AATCCTCCTATGATAAACGAATAACATAAATTTAACATATTTGAAAAGAGAATGCTATATGTGTGTATTCGTTTTATTTAATATTTGTATTAACATTTTTCTATATAAAATAAAAATAATGAGGGCTATTGATAAAACATATAGTATAAATGCAAACATAGGTTTAAATTTTAAATAAAATAGGAAGATGACTATAGAAAGGATGATAAATAAATAACGTTTCCAGGTATATTTAATAGAATTTTTCAGTTTGTAGCATAATACAGTTTCGGAAATTACATACCAAATTATAAATGTACATAAACTGGAAAATGCAATATAGGTTATATGGGATGAGGATAAACATATAAATAAATCAAGGCAGGAACATAAAATGAGTGCAATAGAATTGATTGTTGTATATGCCCTGCTGCATTTTAATACTTTAAAGAAGTTGCAACTTACCAATAAAAGCAATGATCGGAAAATAATTGTACAATATAATATAGAAAGTATAGAGATACAATTTTTATATAAAGGCAGAAAATGTTCAATAAACATTTTCATAATATAAAAAGATGATAAAAGAAGAATAGTTACTATACACAGAATATTACTGGATATATTATAATATTTTAAATACTTTTTTGAGTCGATACGGGAAAGATACGGATAAATTAAATTTGATATTATAGAAACAATCATATATATGCCGGAAATTAGTGTAGCAGAAAAAGAGTACATTGCAAAATCTGTACTTGAATAAAAAATATTAACGAAGATACAATCAACGTTTAGTATTAGTAGTCCGATATGCTCGGATACCATAAATGCTATTCCTTTTTTTAAAAGAACAAATATATTTGCTTTTGAAGGTATTGTGTATTTGCCAAATACTAAGGTGCGATTTTGACATAACGAAAGAGTTGAACTAAACATAATAATGGCTGTTGATATAATTAAAGTATAAATATATGTTGTTTTAGAGAAAACAGCCATTGATATTATCATTAAAAGAGTCAGACAATAGTGCGATATTAATAATACCGCATCTTTGGTAAAATTTTTTGTAAATTGATTTATACTAGAAAAATAGCATCTAATATTGATTATAGGAATATTGAATGCTATAAATACAAATGTAATATATTGTTTATATGATAAGTGACTTTTTGATATAAATAAAATGGCAGACAAAAATATATAGGATAAAATTGTAATTATAATGAGTAAACGATTGTAATATCGGAAATGTTCCTCAGGTAAGGCATCAAAATTCAGACTACCATATTTGATGTAAATTCCATGAATTAATCCAAAAGATAACAGCCCAGAATAAGATGAATACAGTAAAAATGTACGATAAAGGGAATAATCATCTATATTCATTATTTTTGGAAGAAAAAGGCAGGTTAATACATTAACTAAAATTGTAGAAATGTTTGTAAGAACAACTGCAATAACATTTTTTTTATCTGAAGCTTTAATCATAATTATTTCCTTGATTATATGTATTGTTACAATTTATTTTAGCAGAAAAGACAAGAATAGCAATATAATTCTTGCTACCATCATACAATTGTGCTAAAATCAAACAGGATTGAGATAATGAGAAAATGGAGGCACACACATGAAGAAATTAATTTTAGTTACATCACCACCAGCCTGTGGAAAGACATTTATTTCCAAACAGGTGGCAAAGGCACTGCCTAATTGTGTATATCTTGATAAGGACACATTAATTGTTCTTTCAAAGCAGATCTTTGTAGTAGCTGGTGAGGAATATAACCGTTCATCCGATTTCTTCCAGAAGAATATCCGCGACTACGAATATTATTGTGTACTGGATCTTGCATTTGAAGCACTGGAATACAATGATACAGTTCTTATAAATGCACCATTCACGGATGAGATCAGAGATGATGAATATCTTGACAATCTCCGCGCAAAGCTTGCAGAAAAAGGTGCAGAGCTCTTTGTAATCTGGGTAAATACCAGAAAAGATGTCTGTCACGAAAGAATGATCAAGCGTGCATCAGACAGAGATACATGGAAGTTGGAGCACTGGGATGAGTATATCAACAGCCAGAACTTCAATCCACCGACAAATATCAAAGAACTCTTTATATTTGAGAATTCTTCCGATGAAGAGTTTAAAGCATCTATAGAAAAGGTTGTTAAGGCAATCAGAGGTTGATAGGGATTTTGAGTATTGCAACAGGAATCAGCGATGTTTTCTGTTGCAATATTTATATAGAAGAGCAGTTGATTACGAGATCTTCAGATTGATTACATTTGTATAAAATTCATATTGAAGACAGATAAACAGAAATCAGGAGGAACAGGACATGGCGGTTATCAGAAGCTTTAAAGCATTCAGACCAAGACCGGATATCTGCGACAGAGTGGCAGCATTGCCATATGATGTATATAACAGAAAAGAAGCCTGCGAGGAAGTGCGTCGGGAGCCGATGTCATTCTTAAAGGTAGATCGCGCAGAGACATCATTTGATGACAGTGTAGATACCTATGCACCGGAAGTATATAAGAAGGCTGGGGATCTTCTGCATGAGATGATGGAGGATGGCACTTATATCGAAGAAGAAAAGCCGGTTTACTACATATATGAATTGATTATGGACGGACGTCATCAGACAGGTTTAGTTGCCTGTGCATCGATCGATGACTATATGAATAACGTGATCAAGAAACATGAGAACACCAGAGAAGACAAAGAACAGGATCGTATCCGCCATGTAGAAGCCTGCGGTGCGCAGACCGGACCGATCTTCCTTGCCTATCGTTCGATTGATATCGTAAATCAGATCATTGACCGGGTAAAGTCAGGAGAGAAGCTGTATGGCTTTACTTCCCCTGATGGTATTACACATAATGTATGGATCATTAATGATGCAAATGATATCCGGACAATTCAGGATGCGTTTGCCGGTATCAATGAGATCTACATAGCAGACGGACATCATCGTTCTGCTTCCGCTGTAAAAGCAGGACTGCATATGAGAGAGAAGCATCCGGATTATACCGGAGAGGAAGAATTCAATTATTTCCTGTCGGTTCTGTTCCCGCATGATCAGTTGATGATCCTTCCGTATAATCGTGTTGTAAATGATCTGAACGGCATGACGGATGAAGAATTTTTAAAGAAGCTTGAAGATAAATTTGAAATAGAAGCCTGCAGCAAAGCTGTATCACCGGAGAAGAAGGGCAGCTTTGGTATGTATATGGATGGCAGCTGGTATAAATTAACGGTGAAGGACGGCGTGGTTCCGGAGGATGTCGTCGGTTGTCTGGATGTATCTGTGCTTCAGGAAAATGTTCTGGCACCGATGCTTGGAATCGGCGATCCGAGAACGGACAAACGGATTCAGTTTGTCGGTGGTATTCGCGGACTGTCCGAGCTGGAACGATTGGTAGACGGCGGAAAGAAGGTAGCATTTTCCATGTATCCGACATCGATCACGGAGTTATTCGATATCGCAGATGCAGGCAAACTGATGCCACCGAAGTCAACATGGTTTGAACCAAAGCTTCGAAGCGGAATCTTTATCCACAAGATAGTATAAACAGAGTACACAAGAGGAGAATGGGTTATGACAAAGAACACAGAGATTTTCGTTCTGAATCAGGATGAGGTTATGGCGATTACGGGGGCGAGACATGGGGATCCACATCATATACTGGGGATGCATGCCTGCCTGGCTGATGTATATGTAAATGCATTTCTGCCGGATGCGGCAGAGGTTTATGTAGTGGATGAAAAGGATCAGACAGAATATCCGATGCACGTGGAATACGCCGATGGATTTTTTACTGTAAAGCTTGAGAATAAAAAGCCGTTTGCATATCAGTTGAAGATTGTTCGGAAGGTATGGGATGCAGACGGAGAAGAAGCAGATGAAGCGATCCTGATAAAGGATGCATACAGCTTTTCTTATTCTGCGGATCTTGAAAAAGTAATGCAGGTGGTAAACGGAGAGGATGACATCGAATCAGGCTTCCGTATCAAAGAGTTATTTGGTGCAAGAAAGATGAACTTTGATGGCACAGAGGGCGTGGCGTTCTGTATTCAGGTTCCGGGCTGCGTCAGAGCCAGTGTGGTTGGTGATTTCAATAACTGGGACGGCAGAGTGAATCCGATGCGGAAGATTGACTACACGGATTTATTTGAGCTCTTTATTCCTTATGATATTGACCGGACCAGATACAAATTTGAAGTATTATATGAAAATGGTGCAACAGACATTTTCTCAGATCCATATGCAACGGCATTTGAACCGGTTCCGGGTAATGCGTCCTTATTTACAGAGTTAACCTATGACTGGACGGATGCCGCGTATATGGCTGACCGAAAGAAGAAGGATATCAGCATGGAACCTGTGAATATTTATGAGGTCCATATGCAGACATTTAAGACAGGTAAAGATGGAGAACGGATTTCTTACCGGACATTTGCAAAAGAGATTGCGGCCTATGCAAAGAGTATGAAATATAATTATGTCGAGCTTATGCCGATCATGGAATACGCGGAGGATGATACATGGGGATATGATACAACGGGTATCTATGCGCCGACATCCAGATTTGGAACGCCTGTGGATTTTATGGAAATGGTTGATTATCTTCATGCAAAAGGCATCGGTGTGATCCTTGATATGGTATCGGTTATGGATATTGATTGCATGACTTATTGGTTGGAGATGTATCATCTGGATGGTATCCGTCTGGATAATAA is a window from the Lachnospiraceae bacterium GAM79 genome containing:
- a CDS encoding ATP-binding protein, encoding MKKLILVTSPPACGKTFISKQVAKALPNCVYLDKDTLIVLSKQIFVVAGEEYNRSSDFFQKNIRDYEYYCVLDLAFEALEYNDTVLINAPFTDEIRDDEYLDNLRAKLAEKGAELFVIWVNTRKDVCHERMIKRASDRDTWKLEHWDEYINSQNFNPPTNIKELFIFENSSDEEFKASIEKVVKAIRG
- a CDS encoding DUF1015 family protein — protein: MAVIRSFKAFRPRPDICDRVAALPYDVYNRKEACEEVRREPMSFLKVDRAETSFDDSVDTYAPEVYKKAGDLLHEMMEDGTYIEEEKPVYYIYELIMDGRHQTGLVACASIDDYMNNVIKKHENTREDKEQDRIRHVEACGAQTGPIFLAYRSIDIVNQIIDRVKSGEKLYGFTSPDGITHNVWIINDANDIRTIQDAFAGINEIYIADGHHRSASAVKAGLHMREKHPDYTGEEEFNYFLSVLFPHDQLMILPYNRVVNDLNGMTDEEFLKKLEDKFEIEACSKAVSPEKKGSFGMYMDGSWYKLTVKDGVVPEDVVGCLDVSVLQENVLAPMLGIGDPRTDKRIQFVGGIRGLSELERLVDGGKKVAFSMYPTSITELFDIADAGKLMPPKSTWFEPKLRSGIFIHKIV
- a CDS encoding alpha amylase C-terminal domain-containing protein; amino-acid sequence: MTKNTEIFVLNQDEVMAITGARHGDPHHILGMHACLADVYVNAFLPDAAEVYVVDEKDQTEYPMHVEYADGFFTVKLENKKPFAYQLKIVRKVWDADGEEADEAILIKDAYSFSYSADLEKVMQVVNGEDDIESGFRIKELFGARKMNFDGTEGVAFCIQVPGCVRASVVGDFNNWDGRVNPMRKIDYTDLFELFIPYDIDRTRYKFEVLYENGATDIFSDPYATAFEPVPGNASLFTELTYDWTDAAYMADRKKKDISMEPVNIYEVHMQTFKTGKDGERISYRTFAKEIAAYAKSMKYNYVELMPIMEYAEDDTWGYDTTGIYAPTSRFGTPVDFMEMVDYLHAKGIGVILDMVSVMDIDCMTYWLEMYHLDGIRLDNKELIRSFRKVTGDRYADVMVDLTWNTTGVAKLTEYMKTAPDRRENFVDYVSAVTGFISEDEEVNALSHDQVAYGQGSFIEKMPGGYEDKYADLRTFYGLNMFLPGKKLMFMGQELGMFGGFDGYHVIDWSVLEFEANKYLQKYVKDLNALYLTEPAFYEADKLPFVFAGEQEPHTVCFTRTDSRGSACYVVANFGTSDQKNYVLQTGAPGTYKEIFSSDAAKYGGEGNNNKQQKVTKDGDIEIVLPALSITVLKKVK